Proteins encoded within one genomic window of Microbacterium soli:
- a CDS encoding sulfite exporter TauE/SafE family protein, which yields MEIGALLGLEQLTWGTLVLVTIAAFGAGWVDAVVGGGGLLQLPALLLIPGITPVQALATNKLAGLSGTTTSAITYYARAKPDLRTAVPMALIALGGSFGGAAVAIVLPASAFKPIIVVALLAVAVFTVARPQLGARTALRFAGGRHHAAAGVTGAVIGFYDGLIGPGTGTFLVIALVALLGYDFLQSSAKAKIVNLATNAGALLLFIPHGAVLWVLGIILAAANVAGSYLGSRMAIARGSRFIRVVFLIVVVLLIGKLGLDVWDENIAPVL from the coding sequence ATGGAAATCGGTGCACTCCTCGGCCTCGAACAGCTCACCTGGGGCACGCTGGTGCTCGTCACCATCGCCGCGTTCGGTGCGGGGTGGGTGGATGCCGTGGTGGGCGGCGGCGGCCTGCTGCAGCTGCCCGCGCTGCTGCTGATACCGGGCATCACGCCCGTGCAGGCACTGGCGACCAACAAGCTCGCCGGGCTCTCGGGAACCACCACCAGCGCGATCACGTACTACGCCCGTGCGAAACCCGACCTGCGCACGGCGGTGCCGATGGCGCTCATCGCGCTCGGCGGCTCCTTCGGGGGCGCGGCCGTGGCGATCGTGCTCCCGGCCTCGGCGTTCAAGCCGATCATCGTCGTCGCCCTGCTGGCGGTCGCCGTGTTCACCGTGGCCAGGCCGCAGCTCGGAGCCCGCACCGCGCTGCGCTTCGCGGGCGGCAGGCACCATGCCGCGGCGGGCGTGACGGGAGCGGTGATCGGCTTCTACGACGGGCTCATCGGCCCGGGCACCGGGACGTTCCTCGTCATCGCCCTGGTGGCGCTGCTGGGCTACGACTTCCTGCAGTCCAGCGCCAAGGCCAAGATCGTCAACCTCGCCACCAACGCCGGCGCCCTGCTGCTGTTCATCCCGCACGGCGCCGTGCTGTGGGTGCTGGGGATCATCCTCGCCGCCGCCAACGTGGCCGGCAGCTACCTGGGCTCGCGGATGGCGATCGCCCGCGGCTCCCGGTTCATCCGGGTCGTTTTCCTGATCGTCGTGGTGCTGCTGATCGGCAAGCTGGGCCTGGACGTCTGGGACGAGAACATCGCGCCCGTCCTCTGA
- a CDS encoding YegP family protein encodes MAGKYELYQDKAGDWRFRLKAGNGEVIATGQGYASKSGAMNGIDSVRRNADSEIVEVES; translated from the coding sequence ATGGCAGGCAAGTACGAGCTGTACCAGGACAAGGCCGGCGACTGGCGATTCCGGTTGAAGGCCGGCAACGGCGAGGTCATCGCCACCGGGCAGGGCTACGCCTCGAAATCCGGGGCGATGAACGGCATCGACTCGGTGCGGCGCAATGCGGACTCGGAGATCGTCGAAGTCGAGAGCTGA
- a CDS encoding sigma-70 family RNA polymerase sigma factor yields MNTDPADESPTVDADPPATAPPATDEDHSALSDNELVDLLRGGDLGAYEELWRRHIVTARLVARRIASSDQEDLVSEAFLAVFQQVAVDGKGPHSSFRAYLFAVMRNVAARWYREGRVLVHDVEPELAVNEPGYDRIEREHDDAQLLDAFRALPDRWQRVLWLSDVEHVDRPAIAKEMGIAANAVSALRRRARVGLREQWLTRQLPPDLRDDRSHVAHLLPRWITAGDHDGDPRFAAHLADCDRCRRAESDLRLAYGSRRGAAASVSGLAALGVILPGATTLWAAPTSASIAAGVGLSLAASTAAIIGAVVLGVGTGFLPPPVPSADAPPIETAAPAPTPPAPAPPLAEEAPEPIAVVIPEPAPPEGLPEPEPIDFFVPDGPIAAPPTRPAPTPAPPGSVPPPADGGMDPGDQTPPGSGPEGDPRGGAPNTAPAVAVSSPASTYLAPTLSGRAPAESVVAIAVADAVYTVEPSPSGDWSFDVRSLSLPAGDYVAQVWTVAEDAPSPASEVPFTLEPVTVTGFEGDVLMDLGEASTTGLVFTATGPASGTLCVASDVGQEVSVPLDADGSATRRIRFLTTGFYALSLSACDDGYHGPTVDAGRWVSAGIFDPWDDVPFFELSEVDDTAPVPEQEPVSDQEAAPEPSPIPEP; encoded by the coding sequence ATGAACACCGACCCCGCAGACGAGAGCCCCACCGTGGACGCTGATCCCCCCGCCACCGCACCGCCGGCGACCGACGAGGACCACTCCGCGCTGTCGGACAATGAACTCGTCGATCTGCTTCGCGGAGGCGACCTGGGTGCGTACGAGGAGCTGTGGCGCCGCCACATCGTCACCGCCAGGCTGGTCGCCCGACGGATCGCGTCCTCGGATCAGGAGGACCTGGTCTCGGAGGCGTTCCTCGCGGTGTTCCAGCAGGTGGCCGTCGACGGCAAGGGCCCGCATTCGTCGTTCCGCGCCTACCTGTTCGCCGTCATGCGGAACGTGGCCGCCCGTTGGTACCGGGAGGGGCGCGTGCTGGTCCACGATGTGGAGCCCGAGCTCGCCGTGAACGAGCCGGGGTACGACCGCATCGAGCGCGAACACGACGACGCACAGCTGCTGGACGCGTTCCGCGCGCTGCCCGATCGCTGGCAGCGGGTGCTGTGGCTGTCGGATGTGGAGCACGTCGATCGGCCCGCCATCGCGAAGGAGATGGGCATCGCCGCGAACGCGGTCTCGGCGCTGCGCCGACGAGCGCGCGTCGGACTGCGTGAGCAGTGGCTGACCCGCCAGCTGCCGCCCGATCTGCGCGACGATCGAAGCCATGTCGCCCACCTGCTGCCACGGTGGATCACGGCCGGCGATCACGACGGCGACCCACGGTTCGCGGCGCACCTGGCCGACTGCGATCGATGCCGGCGCGCGGAGTCCGATCTGCGTCTGGCGTACGGCAGCCGACGCGGCGCGGCCGCCTCCGTCAGCGGTCTCGCGGCGCTCGGCGTGATCCTGCCCGGTGCGACGACGCTGTGGGCGGCGCCGACCAGCGCGAGCATCGCCGCCGGGGTCGGGCTCTCCCTGGCGGCCTCCACGGCGGCGATCATCGGTGCGGTCGTGCTCGGTGTGGGCACCGGGTTCCTCCCTCCACCGGTGCCGTCCGCCGACGCTCCGCCGATCGAGACGGCCGCTCCCGCACCGACACCCCCGGCTCCGGCCCCTCCTCTCGCGGAGGAAGCGCCCGAACCGATCGCGGTCGTGATCCCGGAGCCCGCGCCGCCGGAGGGCCTGCCGGAACCCGAACCGATCGACTTCTTCGTGCCCGACGGTCCGATCGCCGCCCCGCCGACGCGGCCCGCGCCGACACCGGCCCCGCCCGGCAGCGTCCCGCCGCCCGCGGACGGTGGGATGGACCCCGGCGACCAGACGCCCCCGGGGTCCGGACCCGAGGGGGATCCCCGCGGCGGCGCCCCGAACACCGCCCCCGCCGTCGCCGTGTCCTCTCCCGCCTCGACCTACCTCGCACCGACTCTGTCAGGGAGGGCTCCCGCAGAATCCGTCGTCGCCATCGCCGTCGCCGACGCGGTCTACACCGTCGAGCCGTCACCCTCAGGCGACTGGAGCTTCGATGTGCGCTCGCTGTCCCTGCCGGCCGGTGATTATGTCGCGCAGGTCTGGACGGTGGCCGAGGACGCCCCCTCCCCGGCATCCGAGGTGCCGTTCACGCTCGAGCCCGTGACCGTGACCGGCTTCGAGGGCGACGTGCTCATGGACCTCGGTGAGGCCAGCACGACCGGGTTGGTGTTCACCGCGACGGGACCGGCTTCCGGGACGCTGTGCGTGGCGTCGGACGTCGGGCAGGAGGTGAGCGTGCCGCTGGATGCGGATGGGAGTGCGACCCGCCGCATCCGGTTCCTCACGACGGGCTTCTACGCCCTCTCGCTGTCGGCCTGCGACGACGGCTACCACGGGCCCACGGTGGATGCCGGCAGGTGGGTGTCCGCGGGCATCTTCGACCCGTGGGACGACGTGCCCTTCTTCGAGCTCAGCGAAGTGGATGACACCGCGCCCGTCCCGGAGCAGGAGCCCGTCTCCGATCAGGAAGCGGCTCCGGAGCCGTCGCCGATTCCGGAGCCGTAG
- a CDS encoding amino acid ABC transporter ATP-binding protein, whose product MSTDLIDVHAPAIDIQGLVKHFGENEVLKGIDLTVNAGEVVCIIGPSGSGKSTLLRSVNLLEEPTGGTVLIEGIDITDEETDIDRVRQRIGMVFQSFNLFPHMTVLGNLTIAQRRVKKRSKTEAEDVAREMLGRVGLAEKADAYPSHLSGGQQQRVAIARALCMNPDMMLFDEPTSALDPELVGEVLQVMRSLADEGMTMLVVTHEMGFAREVGSRLIFMDGGHILEQGDPREVLANPQHPRTQDFLSRVL is encoded by the coding sequence ATGAGCACGGATCTGATCGACGTCCACGCTCCGGCGATCGACATTCAAGGCCTGGTCAAGCACTTCGGCGAGAACGAGGTGCTCAAGGGCATAGACCTGACGGTGAACGCCGGCGAGGTCGTGTGCATCATCGGACCGTCCGGCTCGGGCAAGTCGACGCTGCTGCGCTCGGTGAACCTGCTGGAGGAGCCCACCGGGGGCACCGTTCTGATCGAGGGCATCGACATCACGGATGAGGAGACCGACATCGACCGGGTGCGCCAGCGCATCGGGATGGTGTTCCAGAGCTTCAACCTCTTCCCGCACATGACCGTGCTGGGCAACCTCACGATCGCGCAGCGGCGGGTGAAGAAGCGCTCGAAGACCGAGGCCGAGGACGTCGCGCGGGAGATGCTCGGCAGGGTCGGCCTGGCGGAGAAGGCGGATGCCTACCCGAGCCACCTCTCCGGAGGACAGCAGCAGCGCGTGGCCATCGCCCGGGCGCTGTGCATGAACCCCGACATGATGCTCTTCGACGAGCCCACCTCGGCGCTCGACCCCGAACTGGTCGGCGAGGTGCTGCAGGTGATGCGCAGCCTCGCGGATGAGGGCATGACGATGCTCGTCGTCACGCACGAGATGGGTTTCGCCCGCGAGGTCGGGTCGCGTCTGATCTTCATGGACGGCGGGCACATCCTCGAGCAGGGGGACCCGCGCGAGGTGCTGGCGAATCCTCAGCATCCGCGCACTCAGGACTTCCTCTCCCGAGTGCTCTGA
- a CDS encoding amino acid ABC transporter permease, producing the protein MALRKRTRSLIYRWSMYAVFIAVILLFVFTADWPALQKQFFNLEVAAKLFPDVILIGLRNTILFTLIAFAGGLLLGILFALMKLSSIGPFRWFATGWVELFRGLPALLTIFAMTYILPIALGWKVPGGPVGSALIGLILVASAYMAEVIRAGIQAVPKGQTEASRSLGMSPMKTMFWVILPQGFRIIIPPMTNEFVLLLKDTSLMFIAGSFIWSKELTTFARDANTSEANATPLIIAALLYLVVTIPLTRFTAWLERRMARER; encoded by the coding sequence ATGGCGCTGCGCAAGAGAACTCGGAGTCTCATCTATCGGTGGTCGATGTACGCGGTCTTCATCGCGGTCATCCTCCTGTTCGTCTTCACCGCGGACTGGCCCGCACTGCAGAAGCAGTTCTTCAACCTCGAGGTCGCGGCGAAGCTCTTCCCCGATGTCATTCTCATCGGGCTCCGCAACACGATCCTCTTCACGCTGATCGCGTTCGCCGGCGGGCTGCTGCTGGGCATCCTCTTCGCATTGATGAAGCTGTCCAGCATCGGGCCGTTCCGCTGGTTCGCGACCGGCTGGGTCGAGCTGTTCCGGGGTCTTCCCGCGCTGTTGACGATCTTCGCGATGACGTACATCCTGCCCATCGCCCTGGGCTGGAAGGTCCCGGGCGGTCCGGTGGGCTCCGCGCTCATCGGCTTGATCCTGGTGGCATCGGCGTACATGGCCGAGGTGATCCGCGCCGGGATACAGGCCGTGCCGAAGGGACAGACCGAGGCATCCCGGTCGCTGGGCATGTCGCCGATGAAGACCATGTTCTGGGTGATCCTCCCGCAGGGCTTCCGCATCATCATCCCGCCGATGACCAACGAGTTCGTGCTGCTGCTGAAGGACACCTCCCTGATGTTCATCGCGGGCAGCTTCATCTGGTCGAAGGAGCTGACGACGTTCGCGCGCGACGCGAACACGTCGGAGGCGAACGCGACGCCGTTGATCATCGCGGCACTGCTGTACCTGGTGGTCACCATTCCGCTCACGCGCTTCACCGCGTGGCTGGAACGACGGATGGCGAGGGAGAGATGA
- a CDS encoding transporter substrate-binding domain-containing protein, translating into MNRRPLLLGTALAAAAVLALSGCAGDPGSDAEPTGASDGPDYGLVQDGTLTACSDIPYPPFEFEGGDNGTGYTGFDIDLLAAIADKLGLEIAVQDVGFDALQSGTTLVSGTCDIGASAMTITEERKANIDFSDPYYDSLQSLLVPVGSDIKGISDLDGKIVGVQQGTTGENYAEENATGAQLLQLPSDGELWPAIQAGQIDAILQDQPVNIEHQKNDPGYVVVEEYNTDEQYGFAFAKGEKLELQDAVNTALGELRDDGTYQKIYDTYFSAE; encoded by the coding sequence ATGAATCGTCGTCCTCTTCTTCTCGGCACCGCGCTCGCGGCGGCCGCCGTTCTCGCGCTGTCCGGCTGCGCCGGAGACCCGGGATCGGATGCCGAGCCCACGGGAGCGTCCGACGGGCCCGACTACGGACTCGTGCAAGACGGCACGCTGACCGCCTGCTCGGACATCCCCTACCCGCCGTTCGAGTTCGAGGGCGGTGACAACGGCACCGGGTACACCGGCTTCGACATCGACCTGCTCGCGGCCATCGCCGACAAGCTCGGGCTCGAGATCGCCGTGCAGGACGTGGGCTTCGACGCTCTGCAGTCCGGCACCACGCTCGTGTCGGGCACCTGCGACATCGGTGCCTCGGCGATGACGATCACGGAGGAGCGCAAGGCCAACATCGACTTCTCCGACCCGTACTACGACTCGTTGCAGTCTCTGCTTGTTCCCGTCGGCTCCGACATCAAGGGCATCAGCGACCTCGACGGCAAGATCGTCGGCGTGCAGCAGGGCACCACCGGAGAGAACTACGCCGAAGAGAACGCCACGGGAGCCCAACTGCTGCAGCTGCCCTCGGACGGCGAGCTGTGGCCGGCCATCCAGGCGGGGCAGATCGACGCGATCCTGCAGGACCAGCCGGTGAACATCGAGCACCAGAAGAACGATCCCGGATATGTCGTGGTCGAGGAGTACAACACCGACGAGCAGTACGGCTTCGCCTTCGCCAAGGGCGAGAAGCTCGAGTTGCAGGATGCCGTGAACACCGCGCTCGGCGAGCTTCGTGACGACGGCACCTATCAGAAGATCTACGACACGTACTTCAGCGCCGAGTAA
- a CDS encoding Dabb family protein: MIRHVVSWKLAEPDAARRGEQAEKVARRLNALMGVVPELRAVSAGANVAHPEANWDVALVADVDSLEDLAAYQVHPAHKEVGAYIGSVAASRVAVDFEI; this comes from the coding sequence ATGATCCGTCACGTCGTGAGCTGGAAGCTCGCAGAGCCGGACGCCGCGCGGCGCGGTGAGCAGGCCGAGAAGGTCGCACGGCGGTTGAACGCGCTCATGGGCGTCGTGCCGGAACTGCGCGCGGTCTCCGCCGGGGCGAACGTCGCGCACCCCGAGGCGAACTGGGACGTCGCCCTCGTCGCCGACGTCGACTCGCTGGAGGACCTGGCCGCCTACCAGGTCCATCCCGCGCACAAGGAGGTCGGCGCGTACATCGGGTCCGTCGCCGCATCGCGCGTGGCCGTCGATTTCGAGATCTGA
- a CDS encoding glutaredoxin family protein, with translation MTTLTLIGKPDCHLCDVASEVVEAVIAELPAAVAERVEIVERSIADDPALHERWWEKIPVVLIDGELHGHWRISPERLSDALKEAVG, from the coding sequence GTGACCACCCTCACCCTCATCGGCAAGCCGGACTGCCACCTCTGCGATGTGGCGAGCGAGGTCGTCGAGGCGGTCATCGCGGAGCTCCCGGCTGCCGTCGCCGAGCGCGTCGAGATCGTCGAGCGGTCCATCGCCGACGACCCGGCACTGCACGAACGCTGGTGGGAGAAGATCCCCGTCGTGCTCATCGACGGCGAGCTGCACGGCCACTGGCGGATCTCGCCGGAGCGGCTGAGCGATGCCCTGAAGGAGGCGGTCGGATGA
- a CDS encoding rhodanese-like domain-containing protein: protein MKSIDIAQLAAREGVPLVDVRERDEYASGHVPGAINIPLSELVDRLEDLPEGAFDVICLAGGRSARAVKALESQGYDATNVEGGTSEWIAQGHPVEK, encoded by the coding sequence ATGAAGTCCATTGACATCGCCCAACTCGCGGCCCGTGAGGGCGTGCCGCTCGTCGACGTGCGCGAACGCGACGAGTACGCCTCCGGACACGTGCCGGGCGCGATCAACATCCCGCTCTCCGAGCTCGTGGACCGCCTCGAGGACCTCCCCGAGGGGGCCTTCGACGTGATCTGCCTCGCCGGCGGCCGGTCGGCCCGCGCGGTCAAGGCCCTGGAGTCGCAGGGCTACGACGCCACGAACGTCGAGGGCGGCACGAGCGAATGGATCGCCCAGGGCCACCCGGTGGAGAAGTGA
- a CDS encoding 30S ribosomal protein bS22, with protein sequence MGSVIKKRRKRMAKKKHRKLLRKTRHQRRNKK encoded by the coding sequence GTGGGTTCAGTCATCAAGAAGCGCCGCAAGCGCATGGCGAAGAAGAAGCACCGCAAGCTGCTTCGCAAGACTCGCCATCAGCGCCGTAACAAGAAGTAA
- a CDS encoding helix-turn-helix domain-containing protein: protein MPEVPDVRFLTVAEVAELMRVSKMTVYRLVHAGELPAVRFGRSYRVPESAVAEALRRPIADVG, encoded by the coding sequence ATGCCCGAAGTTCCTGACGTCCGATTCCTGACGGTGGCCGAGGTCGCCGAGCTCATGCGCGTGTCGAAGATGACCGTGTACCGGCTCGTCCATGCCGGTGAGCTGCCGGCGGTGCGCTTCGGTCGCAGCTACCGTGTGCCCGAGTCGGCCGTGGCGGAGGCGCTGCGCCGGCCCATCGCCGACGTGGGATGA
- a CDS encoding metalloregulator ArsR/SmtB family transcription factor, producing MTDIFDVIADGTRRDILQLLLRRSTEGDGGTSVTEIVSELGVSQPTVSKHLRVLREAELVTVREDGQRRFYSIAAGPLEAVDDWLVPFLVDAYGEQAPDVDLPMLPLPDGAAHAAEVVGRAAASAKHAVTSALRRFGS from the coding sequence ATGACCGACATCTTCGACGTGATCGCCGACGGCACGAGGCGCGACATCCTCCAGCTGCTCCTGCGTCGGTCGACGGAGGGCGATGGCGGGACGAGCGTCACCGAGATCGTCAGCGAGCTCGGAGTCAGCCAGCCGACCGTCTCGAAGCACCTGCGGGTGCTGCGGGAGGCGGAGCTGGTCACCGTTCGCGAGGACGGGCAGCGCCGGTTCTACAGCATCGCCGCCGGCCCTCTCGAGGCCGTGGACGACTGGCTCGTGCCGTTCCTCGTGGATGCCTACGGTGAGCAGGCGCCGGATGTCGACCTCCCCATGTTGCCGCTGCCCGACGGTGCCGCGCACGCCGCCGAGGTGGTCGGTCGGGCAGCCGCGTCGGCCAAGCATGCGGTGACGTCGGCGTTGCGGAGATTCGGGAGTTGA
- a CDS encoding TrkH family potassium uptake protein codes for MSGTLSASSSRSGLHLAARRVKHVITSSPSRFAIVVFAALILLFTGLLSLPISSSDGTVTELSDALFTAVSTICVTGLSTVDMSTHWSWFGQIVVFIGVNIGGLGVLTLASLMGLAISKRLGLSAKLLAAGDTNPLRAHGGVVNESQTVRLGEVGQLLTTVALSALIIEGALAVLLYPALVMAGVDAISALWEAPYFAAMSFTNTGFAPNAGGTAVFGDDYLVLILLMTGVFLGSIGFPVIYTLAKHVWHVKRWSLHSKLTLVTTVLLFFAGAGAFLMLEYDNPRTFGSMDAVDTTVQAFFLSAMTRSGGFNVIDMSDLNGSSMLVASMLMFVGGGSASTAGGIKVTTLAVLAIAVWSEARGRQSVEAFGRRIPSDVQRVGLSVVAWGATIVAVSTVAITQITKLPVVDVLFDVISAFGTVGLSSGVAEGLPDSAAYVLAATIFMGRVGTVTLAAAVAATSRSQLYSLPVERPIVG; via the coding sequence ATGTCTGGCACGTTGTCGGCATCTTCCTCTCGGAGCGGGCTTCATCTCGCGGCGAGACGGGTCAAGCACGTCATCACCTCGTCGCCGTCGCGATTCGCGATCGTCGTCTTCGCCGCGCTGATCCTGCTGTTCACCGGGCTTCTGTCGTTGCCGATCTCCTCCTCCGACGGCACCGTCACCGAGCTCAGCGATGCCCTGTTCACCGCCGTGTCCACGATCTGCGTCACCGGGCTGTCGACGGTGGACATGAGCACGCACTGGTCGTGGTTCGGCCAGATCGTCGTCTTCATCGGCGTGAACATCGGCGGGCTCGGCGTGCTCACCCTCGCCTCCCTCATGGGCCTTGCGATCTCCAAGCGGCTGGGGCTGAGCGCCAAGCTCCTGGCCGCCGGTGACACCAATCCCCTGCGCGCGCACGGCGGAGTGGTCAATGAGAGCCAGACGGTGCGTCTGGGCGAGGTGGGTCAGCTGCTGACGACGGTCGCGCTGTCGGCCCTGATCATCGAGGGCGCTCTGGCCGTGCTCCTCTACCCCGCCCTCGTGATGGCGGGAGTCGATGCGATCTCCGCGCTGTGGGAGGCCCCGTACTTCGCCGCGATGTCGTTCACCAACACCGGGTTCGCCCCCAATGCCGGCGGCACGGCCGTGTTCGGAGACGACTACCTCGTGCTCATCCTCCTCATGACCGGGGTGTTCCTGGGCAGCATCGGCTTCCCCGTCATCTACACGCTCGCCAAGCACGTCTGGCATGTGAAGCGCTGGTCGCTGCACTCCAAGCTGACCCTCGTGACGACCGTGCTGCTGTTCTTCGCCGGTGCCGGGGCGTTCCTGATGCTGGAGTACGACAACCCGCGCACCTTCGGATCGATGGACGCCGTCGACACCACGGTGCAGGCGTTCTTCCTGTCGGCGATGACCCGCTCGGGCGGATTCAACGTCATCGACATGTCGGACCTCAACGGCTCGTCGATGCTCGTCGCCTCCATGCTGATGTTCGTCGGAGGCGGCTCGGCCTCCACCGCCGGCGGCATCAAGGTCACCACGCTGGCCGTCCTCGCGATCGCCGTCTGGTCGGAGGCCAGGGGGCGCCAGTCCGTGGAGGCCTTCGGCCGTCGCATCCCCTCCGACGTGCAGCGCGTCGGACTGTCCGTCGTCGCATGGGGCGCCACCATCGTCGCCGTCTCGACCGTCGCCATCACCCAGATCACCAAGCTGCCGGTGGTCGATGTGCTCTTCGACGTCATCTCGGCCTTCGGAACCGTGGGCCTCTCCTCCGGCGTCGCCGAGGGCCTCCCCGACTCCGCGGCGTACGTGCTCGCCGCGACCATCTTCATGGGGCGCGTTGGTACAGTGACTCTCGCCGCGGCCGTCGCCGCGACATCCCGTTCGCAGCTCTACTCGCTGCCCGTGGAAAGGCCGATCGTTGGTTGA
- a CDS encoding potassium channel family protein, producing the protein MVRGDSPVLVIGLGRFGAACAGELDRLDREVLAIDENLELVQKWSDRVTHTVQADARNMDALRQIGAQDFQVAVVAVGSLIEASVLITANLVDLKVPQIWAKAVSQSHGKILARVGANHVIYPEREAGERVAHLVSGRMLDFIRFDDDFVLAKMYPPKFIRGIGLNQSGVRTKYNVTVVGVKSPGKPFRYAEADTVVTNHDLIIVSGTNGDIERFAGLDR; encoded by the coding sequence ATGGTTCGCGGCGACTCACCGGTGCTCGTGATCGGACTGGGACGCTTCGGCGCCGCCTGCGCGGGCGAGCTGGATCGGCTCGATCGGGAGGTGCTCGCGATCGACGAGAACCTCGAGCTCGTGCAGAAGTGGTCGGACCGGGTCACGCACACCGTACAGGCGGATGCGCGGAACATGGACGCGCTGCGACAGATCGGCGCACAGGACTTCCAGGTCGCCGTCGTCGCCGTGGGGTCGCTCATCGAGGCATCCGTGCTGATCACCGCCAACCTCGTCGACCTGAAGGTGCCGCAGATCTGGGCGAAGGCCGTCTCGCAGTCGCACGGCAAGATCCTCGCCCGCGTGGGAGCCAACCACGTCATCTACCCGGAGCGGGAGGCCGGCGAGCGCGTGGCGCACCTGGTCAGCGGACGGATGCTGGACTTCATCCGCTTCGACGACGACTTCGTGCTGGCGAAGATGTACCCGCCGAAGTTCATCCGCGGCATCGGTCTGAACCAGTCGGGTGTGCGCACCAAGTACAACGTCACCGTCGTCGGCGTGAAGAGCCCGGGCAAGCCCTTCCGCTACGCGGAGGCCGACACGGTCGTCACCAACCACGACCTCATCATCGTGTCGGGCACCAACGGCGACATCGAGCGGTTCGCCGGCCTCGACCGCTGA
- the proC gene encoding pyrroline-5-carboxylate reductase: MVDLLPSLAFLGAGSMGGAILQGVVASGVPVDGIRVTNRTRAKADALAALPGVTSVALEDEPGGNTDAAASARIVVVGVKPAMVPDLLREIAPVLRDDAIVVSIAAGVTLRTFADALGPDVHTVRSMPNTPATVGRAVTGIAAGATATDEDMALVRAMFETVGAVIEVPESQIDAVSTISGSGPAYVFLLIEELTKAASGMGFSEADARLMVEQTFIGATTLLAASGEDPAELRRRVTSPKGTTERAIAVMQDARLDDMFAAATAAALARAKELAAGA; encoded by the coding sequence ATGGTCGACTTGCTCCCCTCGCTCGCGTTCCTCGGTGCCGGCTCGATGGGAGGCGCGATCCTGCAGGGTGTCGTCGCCTCGGGCGTTCCCGTCGACGGCATCCGCGTCACGAACCGCACCAGGGCGAAGGCGGATGCCCTGGCCGCGCTCCCCGGCGTGACCAGCGTCGCTCTGGAGGATGAGCCGGGCGGGAACACGGATGCCGCGGCCTCCGCCCGCATCGTGGTGGTGGGCGTCAAACCGGCCATGGTCCCGGACCTGCTGCGTGAGATCGCCCCCGTGCTGCGCGACGACGCCATCGTCGTGAGCATCGCGGCGGGGGTCACGCTGCGGACCTTCGCGGATGCGCTGGGACCCGACGTGCACACCGTCAGGTCGATGCCGAACACCCCCGCGACGGTGGGACGCGCGGTCACCGGCATCGCCGCCGGCGCGACCGCGACCGACGAGGACATGGCGCTCGTGCGCGCGATGTTCGAGACCGTCGGTGCGGTCATCGAGGTTCCGGAGTCGCAGATCGACGCGGTCTCGACGATATCGGGCTCCGGGCCCGCCTACGTGTTCCTGCTCATCGAGGAACTCACGAAGGCGGCATCCGGCATGGGGTTCTCCGAGGCCGACGCACGGCTGATGGTCGAGCAGACCTTCATCGGCGCGACCACCCTGCTGGCGGCATCCGGGGAGGACCCGGCCGAGCTGCGCCGGCGCGTGACCAGCCCCAAGGGCACCACCGAGCGCGCCATCGCCGTCATGCAGGACGCCCGCCTGGACGACATGTTCGCCGCCGCGACCGCCGCCGCGCTCGCCCGCGCCAAGGAACTGGCCGCCGGCGCGTGA